The Treponema sp. OMZ 790 genome includes the window AGATTCTATTGTGCTAAAAGGATAAGCCATATTTTACTCCAACTAACCTGATAAATTTACCAAAATTGACGAAAAATATTTTATAGAAAAGAAAGGAAAAATTCAAGTGCCGTCCAAAAATGTACATCCTTGTACATTTTTGGACTTTGAGTGTTTTTGCTAAACTTTAAACTTTCCGACTTCTGTTGACAGATTTTCTATGCTGTGTTTATTTTTTTTGCTAATCTCGTTTACATCTTGGACGGCGTTGCTGATTTGCACGGCTCCCGAAGCCATCTCGTTCATACTGTCGGTGATGATTCGGGTAAGTTCGTCAAGTTTGCGCATTTCTTGTGCCACATTCTCGCCGCCTTTGAGCATTTCAGCAGAACCGTCGTTTACTTGGCTTGTTACCATATTTATGTCGCGGATTGCGCTTAAAACTTCCTTGCTTCCGTTTTCCTGTTCCCGCATAGCGTCCATCAGGTTTTGGCTCATAGTTTTTACTTGTTCCGAAAGGGCGAAGATGGCGTTGAACTTTTCTTCTGCCGTTTTTGCGGACGCTGACAAGGCTTCAATCTCACCCGACAGTACTTTTAGTGTTGAGGTGATAGTTTTGCCTTGAGTACTGGATTCTTCTGCGAGTTTCCTGATTTCATCGGCGACAACGGCAAAACCCTTGCCCGCTTCGCCTGCGTGTGCGGCTTCAATTGCGGCGTTCATTGCTAAAAGGTTTGTTTGGCTTGCAATGTGCTGAATAACATTTGAGGCTTCCAAAAGTCCGCCTGATTCTTCTGCTATGCGTTGAGTAACATTATTTGCTTCGCCAATCGTTTCTTTTCCGTCAGCAGTGGCTGAAGCAAGTTTTTTTACTACATCATTTGTTTTATCCAAAGTTTGAGTAATTGAAGCTATATTGCTTACCATTTGTTCGATAGCTGAAGAAGATTCTGCAACTGATGCGGCTTGGTTTTCGATACTTCCGTTAAGCTGCTTTATGGTGCGGATAATTTCTTCAACTGTGGATGCCGTTTCAGTTACACTTGCAGACTGGGTAAGAGCTTGTTGCTTTACACCGTCAATGTTGGCGCTTATTTGATGAACAGCACTGGCAGTTTCGGTCATATTGCTTGCAAGCTCTGTACCGATGTTGGTCATTTCGTTGCTGTTTTCTCCTATTGTTTTAATGGAAGATCCGATTTTGCTAATTGTCTGATTAAAATATTCAGACAAGTCGGTTATCTCATCATTACCGACTAAGGGAAGACGGACGGTTAAATCTCCTTCGCCTTGAGCTATGTTTTTGAGTGCGCGTACTACAAGGCTTATAGGCTTTATCATGCGGTGTGCAACAATAAAAATAATAATCAAACTTAAAGCCAAAATGCCTAAGCCTATTATAATCATTTCAAGCCTTAGTTCAGCAATTGTTCCCATGAATTCTTCTATGGGGGCATCAACGATTACTGTCCAGTCAGTATTTTTCATCTTTGCATACGAAGCTATTTTTTTTACACTCTTGTATTCAAAATATCCTACTGAAGGCTTTTTCATTTCAACCGCCATTTTTTCAAATAAACCGCAAGATTCAAGAGCCGGATCGGTTTTAGATTCTTCATAGGCATTTGATCGTGTTTCGACTAAACTGAAATCTTTATCGGCAACAGTACTTCCAGACTTATCTAAGATATAACATTCTCCTGTTTGTCCTACTACAATGTCGTCAATCTGATCGGAGAGTTGCTTTGCTAGAATATCTGCTCCCAATACTCCTATTATATTATTGCTATCATCATACACAGGTAAAGAAAATGTGATAAAAATTTTTTCATTATATGTTCCTTTGTAAGGTTCGGTAATAATTTTTTTCTTTTTTAACGCTTCTTGAAACCAATAAGTTTTTGAATAGTCTTCTTGTTTACCATTAGAGTAAAATTGAATACCCGTAATATCAACAATATATAAATCTTCTAACGCCGGGTTAAATTTTGCTTCTTTGATGAGTATATCTGTTTTGGTTTGATAAGAAACCGATTGATCCAGAATTTGAGGCATACGTGATACTCCTTCCAAGAATTGAAACATTGCCATTATTCTTCCATCAATAATTTCTGCGGTGTCTGTTGCCTTATCCTTTAGGTGTATTTCTATTTTTTCCATTACAGCTCTGCGTGCGACACGTATTGCGAAAAGCGATAGTGTAATTCCGGCTATAAAGATCAGCAGACCGAATACTATTAACAGTTTATTCTTCATCGAAAAACGTTTTTTTTGTTTTTTCATTTTTTAAACTCCTTTTATTTAATTTTTAATTGGTAAGAAAGAAACTTGGAAACTTGTGTAATTAGTAATTACCCATTATTCGGCCGGTCAATTATGGGGAAGCGGCAAGTAGATACCGTCTTCCCCGTAATGCTCCTTGTGTAATGTTGTGATAATCTTTTTTGCAAATAGGCGAGGCAGATACAAACCGCAAGAGCAAATTAACCGCAGACGTATCTTTAATATTTTGAGGATTAATTTTTTTGCACTAAGGAAGTAGGTGTCCGCATATTTCCAAAAAAATTCGGGGGGGGGGGGGTACTATACAGTATTTACTACTATCTTGTCT containing:
- a CDS encoding methyl-accepting chemotaxis protein produces the protein MKKQKKRFSMKNKLLIVFGLLIFIAGITLSLFAIRVARRAVMEKIEIHLKDKATDTAEIIDGRIMAMFQFLEGVSRMPQILDQSVSYQTKTDILIKEAKFNPALEDLYIVDITGIQFYSNGKQEDYSKTYWFQEALKKKKIITEPYKGTYNEKIFITFSLPVYDDSNNIIGVLGADILAKQLSDQIDDIVVGQTGECYILDKSGSTVADKDFSLVETRSNAYEESKTDPALESCGLFEKMAVEMKKPSVGYFEYKSVKKIASYAKMKNTDWTVIVDAPIEEFMGTIAELRLEMIIIGLGILALSLIIIFIVAHRMIKPISLVVRALKNIAQGEGDLTVRLPLVGNDEITDLSEYFNQTISKIGSSIKTIGENSNEMTNIGTELASNMTETASAVHQISANIDGVKQQALTQSASVTETASTVEEIIRTIKQLNGSIENQAASVAESSSAIEQMVSNIASITQTLDKTNDVVKKLASATADGKETIGEANNVTQRIAEESGGLLEASNVIQHIASQTNLLAMNAAIEAAHAGEAGKGFAVVADEIRKLAEESSTQGKTITSTLKVLSGEIEALSASAKTAEEKFNAIFALSEQVKTMSQNLMDAMREQENGSKEVLSAIRDINMVTSQVNDGSAEMLKGGENVAQEMRKLDELTRIITDSMNEMASGAVQISNAVQDVNEISKKNKHSIENLSTEVGKFKV